In one Pseudomonas sp. Bout1 genomic region, the following are encoded:
- a CDS encoding pilin, producing MRQKGFTLIELLIVVAIIGILATIGLPMYTKHQAKAKFTAGLAEVSALKAGFEDTLNQGTPPTLALIGGTSPTANCKIDVTGDVATGAGTIACEILDAPAPVLGKIITLTRGATTGWKCSTTAEDQYAAKGCASGGA from the coding sequence ATGCGTCAAAAAGGTTTTACCTTGATCGAATTGCTGATCGTCGTGGCGATCATCGGCATTTTGGCCACCATCGGCCTGCCCATGTACACCAAGCACCAGGCCAAGGCCAAGTTCACCGCCGGGCTGGCTGAAGTTTCCGCGTTGAAGGCCGGCTTTGAAGACACGCTTAACCAGGGTACGCCGCCGACCCTGGCGTTGATTGGCGGGACCAGCCCGACGGCCAACTGCAAGATTGACGTGACCGGTGATGTCGCCACGGGCGCGGGCACGATTGCCTGCGAGATTCTTGATGCGCCCGCGCCCGTCCTTGGCAAGATCATCACCTTGACCCGTGGGGCCACGACCGGCTGGAAATGCAGCACCACCGCAGAAGACCAATACGCCGCCAAAGGTTGTGCCTCCGGCGGCGCTTGA
- a CDS encoding O-antigen ligase family protein, which produces MTLSVQQRGSTFLIVAMCLLTLAICAPFSSHDWQRVVQISVAVCAVVYGLCLPQAGQCVDRPTALGVALIGGAGLVSAVLAHQPLWALAELALAISCAAIAVTFSRVRREGGEPLDRVLILFVVLLCLIKSVQYLHAGILALTSGNPVLNTDLLLSGFSNKRFYGQFQTFTLPLLALPLLLANVSRTARALLFALLCVWWLIAISGGTRGTWLGMGVTGLALVFMGATGRRWLGWQLAALACGLLLYWLVFTVLAGNLGISISNGAADRLTTNLSARGPIWWQAWGMIVERPWLGFGPMHFADIPNHIAAHPHQAILQWASEWGVPSTLCVIALATRAGWATVGVLRERAVSLAPVDVLRLCLFASLVGAMTQAMVDGVIVMPVSQLWLALVVGWLMALHVWRTPSSSPVPALYTVRMMASVVAVALLVFVAVRDVPGLTERIQHYMDSGNDHLQPRFWAQGVIALPKQ; this is translated from the coding sequence ATGACGTTGTCCGTTCAGCAGCGGGGGAGCACCTTCCTCATCGTGGCTATGTGTTTGTTGACGCTGGCTATCTGTGCGCCATTCAGTAGCCACGACTGGCAGCGCGTGGTGCAGATATCGGTGGCGGTGTGTGCAGTGGTATATGGGCTGTGCCTGCCTCAGGCAGGCCAATGTGTCGACCGGCCGACCGCGCTCGGTGTGGCGCTGATCGGCGGGGCAGGCCTGGTTTCTGCCGTGTTGGCGCATCAGCCACTCTGGGCCTTGGCCGAGTTGGCGCTGGCTATCAGTTGCGCCGCCATTGCCGTTACTTTCAGCCGAGTCAGGCGCGAGGGTGGTGAGCCCCTGGATCGCGTGTTGATCCTGTTCGTAGTGCTGTTGTGCCTGATTAAAAGTGTTCAGTACCTGCACGCCGGCATCCTCGCGCTGACCAGCGGCAACCCGGTATTGAATACCGACTTGTTGCTGTCCGGGTTCTCCAACAAGCGCTTCTATGGTCAGTTTCAAACCTTCACCCTGCCGCTGCTGGCGCTTCCCCTGCTGCTTGCAAATGTCTCGCGAACCGCGCGGGCGTTGCTGTTTGCGCTGCTGTGTGTCTGGTGGCTGATCGCAATCAGTGGCGGCACTCGCGGCACCTGGCTGGGCATGGGCGTCACCGGTTTGGCTCTGGTGTTCATGGGGGCTACAGGTCGGCGCTGGCTGGGTTGGCAGTTGGCAGCGCTGGCCTGCGGGTTGCTGCTGTATTGGTTGGTGTTCACCGTGCTGGCAGGGAACTTGGGCATTAGTATCTCCAACGGTGCGGCAGACCGCCTGACGACCAACCTGTCGGCGCGCGGCCCTATCTGGTGGCAGGCCTGGGGCATGATTGTCGAGCGGCCTTGGCTGGGCTTCGGGCCGATGCATTTCGCCGACATCCCCAACCACATTGCCGCTCACCCTCACCAGGCGATTCTGCAGTGGGCCAGCGAGTGGGGCGTGCCGTCGACGTTGTGTGTGATCGCGCTGGCTACGCGGGCGGGTTGGGCAACCGTGGGTGTGCTGCGTGAGCGTGCAGTGTCGTTGGCGCCCGTGGACGTGCTGCGCCTGTGCCTGTTTGCCTCGCTGGTCGGCGCAATGACCCAGGCCATGGTGGATGGCGTGATCGTAATGCCGGTTTCGCAACTCTGGTTGGCGCTGGTGGTCGGGTGGCTGATGGCGTTGCATGTGTGGCGAACGCCATCGAGCAGTCCGGTGCCAGCGTTGTACACAGTGCGGATGATGGCGAGTGTCGTGGCCGTCGCCTTGTTGGTGTTCGTCGCGGTTCGTGATGTACCGGGCCTCACGGAACGTATCCAGCACTATATGGACTCCGGCAACGATCACCTGCAGCCGCGGTTCTGGGCGCAGGGTGTGATTGCCCTCCCAAAGCAGTGA
- a CDS encoding type II secretion system F family protein, protein MNEVSAIYAWEGVNRKGRKVSGETSGHNRALIKALLRQQGISPGRVRKKLTGWPSFAQPVKPAQIALFTRQLATLSKAGIALLQALDIIAEGFDNRPMRALVQGVKQEITAGSSLSGALQRQPRYFDELYCNLIAAGEQAGALEALLERVATHLEKSEQLKARIRKAMTYPLTVLAVATVVSAILLIHVVPQFQGLFAGVDAQLPGFTLGVISLSGFMQQNWWVLVLAAGAGFAGLRKAYRSSTGFRHWLDASLLKTPVAGTLLKKSAVARYARTLSTTFAAGVPLVQALDSVAGATGNGLFKQAINSMRHDVSTGIQLNESMAVSGLFPGMAVQMTAIGEESGTLDNMLEKVASHYEADVDNLVDNLTSLMEPLLMVVLGGIVGALVLAMYLPIFQLGTAF, encoded by the coding sequence ATGAATGAGGTTTCAGCGATCTATGCCTGGGAAGGCGTCAACCGCAAAGGGCGCAAAGTATCGGGAGAAACCAGCGGTCACAATCGCGCCCTGATCAAGGCACTGTTGCGCCAGCAAGGGATCAGCCCCGGGCGCGTAAGGAAAAAACTCACCGGTTGGCCGAGCTTCGCCCAACCAGTCAAACCGGCGCAAATCGCCCTTTTTACCCGCCAACTGGCGACGTTATCAAAGGCCGGCATCGCGCTTTTACAGGCGCTGGATATCATCGCCGAAGGCTTCGACAACCGGCCTATGCGTGCGCTGGTACAAGGCGTTAAACAGGAAATCACCGCCGGCAGCAGCCTGTCCGGCGCGCTGCAGAGACAGCCACGCTATTTCGATGAGCTGTACTGCAACCTGATTGCTGCGGGAGAACAGGCAGGTGCACTTGAAGCGTTACTGGAACGGGTCGCCACGCACCTCGAAAAAAGCGAACAGCTCAAAGCCCGAATCAGGAAAGCCATGACCTATCCCCTGACGGTGCTGGCAGTCGCCACCGTCGTCAGCGCGATCTTGCTGATTCACGTGGTGCCGCAGTTCCAGGGCCTGTTTGCCGGTGTCGATGCGCAGTTGCCGGGCTTTACCCTGGGGGTCATCAGCCTGTCGGGGTTCATGCAGCAAAATTGGTGGGTACTGGTGCTGGCCGCAGGGGCCGGTTTTGCAGGACTGCGCAAAGCCTATCGCTCATCCACAGGTTTTCGCCACTGGCTCGATGCCAGTTTGTTGAAAACCCCGGTGGCAGGCACACTGCTGAAAAAGTCGGCGGTCGCCCGCTATGCCCGTACGCTTTCGACCACCTTTGCGGCGGGCGTACCGTTGGTGCAAGCATTGGACTCAGTAGCAGGCGCCACCGGCAACGGGCTGTTCAAACAGGCAATCAATAGTATGCGGCATGACGTATCCACCGGAATCCAACTGAATGAATCCATGGCCGTGAGCGGTCTGTTTCCCGGTATGGCGGTCCAGATGACCGCTATCGGCGAGGAATCGGGCACCCTCGACAACATGCTGGAAAAAGTCGCCAGCCACTACGAGGCGGACGTCGATAACCTGGTAGACAACCTCACCAGCCTGATGGAGCCTCTGCTCATGGTGGTACTTGGAGGCATCGTCGGGGCATTGGTGCTCGCCATGTACCTGCCGATTTTCCAGCTTGGTACAGCCTTTTGA